In one window of Puniceicoccaceae bacterium DNA:
- a CDS encoding YceH family protein: MSEQPEAMGDWTAEEIRVMGVLLEKESVTPDQYPMTLNSLITGCNQSTSRAPVVDYEQVEVEDALTLLRDRKLVYRVDQAGARVPKFQHRLVEQWQLTRPELAVLSVLMLRGPQTLGQLRQRTERMYQFPDLERVRQTLDGLMQREIDPDSLVRILPMHSGTKEVRYTTTLAPTDVQSEAPNGLVESVKQETEPSPDSLQGLRHRVRELESSLELLRQEFETFRSQF; encoded by the coding sequence ATGAGTGAGCAACCGGAAGCAATGGGGGATTGGACTGCGGAAGAAATCAGGGTGATGGGGGTATTGCTTGAGAAAGAATCCGTAACGCCGGATCAGTATCCCATGACGCTGAACTCCCTGATCACGGGCTGCAACCAGAGCACGAGCCGGGCTCCGGTGGTGGACTACGAACAGGTGGAAGTGGAGGATGCGCTCACGTTGTTGCGGGATCGCAAGCTGGTTTACCGGGTGGATCAGGCGGGCGCAAGGGTACCCAAGTTCCAGCACCGCCTGGTGGAGCAGTGGCAACTCACGCGTCCGGAACTGGCGGTGCTCTCGGTCCTGATGCTGCGCGGACCGCAAACTCTCGGACAACTCCGTCAACGCACCGAGCGCATGTATCAGTTTCCGGATCTGGAGCGGGTGCGGCAGACGCTCGACGGGTTGATGCAGCGGGAAATCGACCCCGACTCCCTGGTTCGCATCCTTCCGATGCACAGCGGCACCAAAGAAGTGCGATACACCACAACCCTGGCACCGACAGATGTGCAGAGCGAGGCGCCCAACGGGCTTGTGGAGAGTGTGAAACAGGAGACAGAACCCTCCCCGGATTCACTTCAGGGGTTGCGCCACCGGGTCAGGGAGCTGGAAAGCTCGCTGGAGTTGCTGCGTCAGGAGTTTGAGACGTTCCGCTCCCAATTCTGA
- a CDS encoding type II toxin-antitoxin system VapC family toxin, whose translation MEITLVLDTNAYSDWRRFGYWKETLAHSDKILVPVVVMGELIHGFKDGNRLNHNLSKLDSFLDEPQVKQPEFTRHTAEIYADFLHYLRNNGTPIPTNDIWIAACAYQHNALLLTRDSHFEYLPQVKVKFEE comes from the coding sequence ATGGAAATAACGCTTGTTCTCGACACCAATGCCTACAGTGATTGGAGACGGTTTGGATACTGGAAAGAGACACTTGCACATTCCGACAAAATTCTAGTGCCAGTTGTCGTAATGGGTGAATTGATTCACGGGTTCAAAGATGGGAACCGGCTGAACCACAACTTGAGCAAACTGGATTCGTTTCTCGATGAACCCCAAGTGAAGCAACCGGAGTTCACCCGCCACACCGCAGAAATATATGCGGACTTTCTTCATTACCTTCGCAATAACGGAACTCCCATCCCCACTAACGATATCTGGATCGCCGCCTGCGCTTACCAGCACAATGCACTCCTCCTGACCCGCGACAGTCATTTCGAATACTTGCCGCAGGTAAAAGTGAAGTTTGAGGAGTGA